The Oncorhynchus kisutch isolate 150728-3 linkage group LG20, Okis_V2, whole genome shotgun sequence genome has a segment encoding these proteins:
- the decr2 gene encoding peroxisomal 2,4-dienoyl-CoA reductase [(3E)-enoyl-CoA-producing] isoform X1: MAAPQRVRDLPEDVDTDDCMTSYTHIYSPDLLKDQVAFITGGGTGIGLRIAEVLMRHGCDTVIASRNLEKLTEAAKKLMAATGRRCLPLTIDVRQPQTISAAVDETLKELGRIDILINNAAGNFLCPAISLSFNAFKTVLEIDTMGTFNTSKVVYEKWFKDHGGAIVNISATLGYRGQALQVHAGSAKAANDAMTKHLAVEWGPSGVRVNTLAPGPISGTEGFHRLGGNIADSMGAFSSIPLQRAGNKTEMAHSVLFLASRASSYVTGHIMVADGGSWLTSANDVSMLLGYWSAELKRDK, from the exons ATGGCAGCGCCACAGAGGGTGAGAGATTTGCCTGAGGATGTAGACACAGATGACTGCATGACTTCATACactcacatttacagtccagatTTACTCAA AGACCAAGTGGCGTTCATAACTGGAGGGGGAACTGGAATTGGACTGCGCATAGCTGAAGTGCTCATGAG GCACGGCTGTGACACAGTGATTGCCAGCAGAAACTTGGAAAAGCTGACAGAG GCTGCTAAGAAGCTGATGGCAGCGACGGGACGCCGCTGTCTCCCTCTGACCATTGACGTGCGACAGCCCCAGACCATCTCCGCTGCCGTGGACGAGACGCTGAAAGAGCTGGGCAGGATTGATATCCTCATTAATA aTGCTGCTGGAAACTTCCTGTGCCCTGCAATCTCCCTCTCCTTCAATGCCTTCAAGACAGTCCTGGAGATTGACACCATGGGTACATTTAACACCAGCAAGGTGGTCTATGAGAAGTGGTTCAAG GACCACGGGGGTGCCATTGTAAACATCTCTGCCACCCTCGGCTACAGGGGTCAGGCTCTCCAGGTGCATGCTGGCTCTGCCAAGGCTGCCAACG atgCCATGACCAAGCACCTGGCTGTTGAATGGGGACCAAGTGGGGTAAGGGTTAACACCCTGGCACCAGGTCCTATTTCTGGGACAGAGGGCTTCCATAGACTGG GTGGCAACATAGCAGACAGCATGGGCGCCTTCTCATCCATTCCGCTGCAGCGGGCAGGCAACAAGACTGAGATGGCCCACAGCGTGCTGTTCCTGGCCAGCCGCGCCTCCTCCTATGTGACGGGCCACATCATGGTGGCTGACGGCGGGAGCTGGCTCACCTCAGCCAATGATGTGTCCATGCTGCTCG GCTATTGGTCAGCTGAACTGAAGAGAGACAAGTAG
- the LOC109865732 gene encoding retinol dehydrogenase 13 isoform X2, with product MGCRDMEKCEAAAKEIRGQTLNPHVYARHIDLASINSIRQFAERVNQEETHVDVLINNAGVMRCPAGKTEDGFDIQFGVNHLGHFLLTNLLLEKLKDSAPSRVVNLTSLAHIVGEIDFNDLNWDNKKFDTKRAYCQSKLANVLFTRELAQRLEGTGVTVNCLHPGVVATELGRHTGLHQSQFSSSVLSPFFTLLVKGPELGAQPSVYLAVAEELEGVTGCYYDVMIEKEPAPKALDQEVSRRLWEASARLMGLEQAASAAVPASNRAQEKPSTDPDTKIIAKHSLSALEQTGMNPGV from the exons ATGGGGTGCAGGGATATGGAGAAATGTGAGGCGGCTGCCAAAGAGATTCGGGGGCAGACACTGAATCCTCATGTTTACGCACGCCACATAGACCTGGCCTCCATCAATTCCATCCGCCAGTTTGCAGAGAGAGTCAACCAAG AGGAAACTCATGTGGATGTGCTGATAAACAATGCAGGCGTAATGAGATGTCCAGCAGGGAAGACAGAGGATGGGTTTGACATACAGTTTGGAGTGAACCATTTAG GTCACTTCTTGCTGACcaatctgctgctggaaaagcTGAAGGACTCTGCCCCTAGCAGAGTGGTCAACCTGACCTCTCTTGCCCACATCGTCGGGGAGATCGATTTCAATGACCTCAACTGGGACAATAAGAAGTTTGACACCAAACGGGCCTACTGCCAAAGCAAACTCGCCAACGTTCTATTCACAAGAGAACTGGCCCAAAGGCTAGAAG GTACTGGGGTCACTGTGAATTGCCTACACCCCGGGGTTGTTGCCACAGAGCTGGGGAGACACACTGGCCTCCACCAATCGCAGTTCTCCAGCTCAGTGCTCA GTCCGTTCTTCACCCTCCTGGTGAAGGGGCCAGAGCTGGGGGCACAGCCTAGTGTCTATCTGGCTGTGGCCGAGGAGTTGGAGGGGGTTACGGGCTGCTACTACGACGTCATGATAGAGAAGGAGCCAGCACCCAAGGCCCTCGACCAGGAGGTGTCCCGGAGGCTGTGGGAGGCCAGTGCCAGGCTGATGGGGCTGGAGCAGGCAGCATCAGCAGCAGTGCCAGCCTCAAATAGGGCCCAAGAGAAGcccagcacagacccagacacaaAGATCATAGCCAAGCACTCACTGTCAGCGCTTGAGCAAACAGGAATGAACCCTGGAGTATGA
- the LOC109865732 gene encoding retinol dehydrogenase 13 isoform X1, producing the protein MSKYILPVSVFGTVFGSAVLLKNHVTGGPCPSKAKIPGKTVVITGANTGIGKETAKELAKRGGRIIMGCRDMEKCEAAAKEIRGQTLNPHVYARHIDLASINSIRQFAERVNQEETHVDVLINNAGVMRCPAGKTEDGFDIQFGVNHLGHFLLTNLLLEKLKDSAPSRVVNLTSLAHIVGEIDFNDLNWDNKKFDTKRAYCQSKLANVLFTRELAQRLEGTGVTVNCLHPGVVATELGRHTGLHQSQFSSSVLSPFFTLLVKGPELGAQPSVYLAVAEELEGVTGCYYDVMIEKEPAPKALDQEVSRRLWEASARLMGLEQAASAAVPASNRAQEKPSTDPDTKIIAKHSLSALEQTGMNPGV; encoded by the exons ATGAGCAAATATATTCTGCCCGTCTCGGTCTTTGGAACAGTGTTTGGGTCCGCTGTTTTATTGAA GAACCATGTTACTGGAGGCCCTTGTCCCAGTAAGGCTAAAATTCCAGGGAAGACCGTGGTCATAACAGGAGCCAACACAGGGATTGGTAAAGAGACAGCCAAAGAACTGGCCAAGAGAG GTGGTCGAATCATTATGGGGTGCAGGGATATGGAGAAATGTGAGGCGGCTGCCAAAGAGATTCGGGGGCAGACACTGAATCCTCATGTTTACGCACGCCACATAGACCTGGCCTCCATCAATTCCATCCGCCAGTTTGCAGAGAGAGTCAACCAAG AGGAAACTCATGTGGATGTGCTGATAAACAATGCAGGCGTAATGAGATGTCCAGCAGGGAAGACAGAGGATGGGTTTGACATACAGTTTGGAGTGAACCATTTAG GTCACTTCTTGCTGACcaatctgctgctggaaaagcTGAAGGACTCTGCCCCTAGCAGAGTGGTCAACCTGACCTCTCTTGCCCACATCGTCGGGGAGATCGATTTCAATGACCTCAACTGGGACAATAAGAAGTTTGACACCAAACGGGCCTACTGCCAAAGCAAACTCGCCAACGTTCTATTCACAAGAGAACTGGCCCAAAGGCTAGAAG GTACTGGGGTCACTGTGAATTGCCTACACCCCGGGGTTGTTGCCACAGAGCTGGGGAGACACACTGGCCTCCACCAATCGCAGTTCTCCAGCTCAGTGCTCA GTCCGTTCTTCACCCTCCTGGTGAAGGGGCCAGAGCTGGGGGCACAGCCTAGTGTCTATCTGGCTGTGGCCGAGGAGTTGGAGGGGGTTACGGGCTGCTACTACGACGTCATGATAGAGAAGGAGCCAGCACCCAAGGCCCTCGACCAGGAGGTGTCCCGGAGGCTGTGGGAGGCCAGTGCCAGGCTGATGGGGCTGGAGCAGGCAGCATCAGCAGCAGTGCCAGCCTCAAATAGGGCCCAAGAGAAGcccagcacagacccagacacaaAGATCATAGCCAAGCACTCACTGTCAGCGCTTGAGCAAACAGGAATGAACCCTGGAGTATGA
- the decr2 gene encoding peroxisomal 2,4-dienoyl-CoA reductase [(3E)-enoyl-CoA-producing] isoform X2, with the protein MAAPQRVRDLPEDVDTDDCMTSYTHIYSPDLLKDQVAFITGGGTGIGLRIAEVLMRHGCDTVIASRNLEKLTEAAKKLMAATGRRCLPLTIDVRQPQTISAAVDETLKELGRIDILINNAAGNFLCPAISLSFNAFKTVLEIDTMGTFNTSKVVYEKWFKDHGGAIVNISATLGYRGQALQVHAGSAKAANDAMTKHLAVEWGPSGVRVNTLAPGPISGTEGFHRLGGNIADSMGAFSSIPLQRAGNKTEMAHSVLFLASRASSYVTGHIMVADGGSWLTSANDVSMLLGIASSQSAKL; encoded by the exons ATGGCAGCGCCACAGAGGGTGAGAGATTTGCCTGAGGATGTAGACACAGATGACTGCATGACTTCATACactcacatttacagtccagatTTACTCAA AGACCAAGTGGCGTTCATAACTGGAGGGGGAACTGGAATTGGACTGCGCATAGCTGAAGTGCTCATGAG GCACGGCTGTGACACAGTGATTGCCAGCAGAAACTTGGAAAAGCTGACAGAG GCTGCTAAGAAGCTGATGGCAGCGACGGGACGCCGCTGTCTCCCTCTGACCATTGACGTGCGACAGCCCCAGACCATCTCCGCTGCCGTGGACGAGACGCTGAAAGAGCTGGGCAGGATTGATATCCTCATTAATA aTGCTGCTGGAAACTTCCTGTGCCCTGCAATCTCCCTCTCCTTCAATGCCTTCAAGACAGTCCTGGAGATTGACACCATGGGTACATTTAACACCAGCAAGGTGGTCTATGAGAAGTGGTTCAAG GACCACGGGGGTGCCATTGTAAACATCTCTGCCACCCTCGGCTACAGGGGTCAGGCTCTCCAGGTGCATGCTGGCTCTGCCAAGGCTGCCAACG atgCCATGACCAAGCACCTGGCTGTTGAATGGGGACCAAGTGGGGTAAGGGTTAACACCCTGGCACCAGGTCCTATTTCTGGGACAGAGGGCTTCCATAGACTGG GTGGCAACATAGCAGACAGCATGGGCGCCTTCTCATCCATTCCGCTGCAGCGGGCAGGCAACAAGACTGAGATGGCCCACAGCGTGCTGTTCCTGGCCAGCCGCGCCTCCTCCTATGTGACGGGCCACATCATGGTGGCTGACGGCGGGAGCTGGCTCACCTCAGCCAATGATGTGTCCATGCTGCTCGGTATAGCTTCCTCTCAGTCTGCTAAACTCTGA